CACTAGGCCACATGAGCCACACACACCCATGCCTCGAGCTCCTCATGAGGAAAGCTCCGACTCCACTCGTTTCTCATCTAAGAGACAACGTGACAGAAGATCCTAGTTGTCGGGCGCGATGCATGCAAGACTGGGTCCCCAGGATCCTGGCAGGCCCAAGCCGCTGATAGCCACCACATGGGGAGTGCACCATGATCCTACGGTCACCCCCATACCACAAAACGTTCTCCCGCACCGTGACCCCTTGGTCACCCCCATGGTGCAGAACGTTCCCCCGCACCAGGCGGTACAATCAACTGGGAGAAATCCCCCAAACGAGCCACCCATGGGCTCCATCAGCAAAAggctggatgacatgctctccacgcctttctgCTCTCATATCATTCATTACGAGCCCCCAAGGGGGTTCCTCATACCAAAATTCTCCACATATGATGGGTCCAGCGACCCCTTCGACCATATCACGCATTATCGACAGCTCATGACGCTCGATATAGGCAACGACCAGTTGTTGTGCAAAGTATTCCCCGCCAGCCTACAAGGGCAGGCTCTCTCATGGTTCCATCGCCAACCTCCCAACTATGTGGATAATTTCAGGGACCTATCAGAAGTCTTTGTAGGACAATACCTATGCTCTGCTCGGCATAAGCAGAATATCAGCACcctacaaaacataaaaatgaaggataatGAATCCTTAAGGGAATTCGTAAAGCGATTTGGCCAGGCTGTCCTATAAGTGGAGGCTTGCAGCATGGATGTTGTCCTACAGATCTTCAAGCGAAGCATCTGTCCAGGCACTCCATTTTTTGAGTCACTAGCTAAGAAGCCTCCCACGACGATGGACGACTTGTTTCGACATGCGAACAAATACTCAATGCTTGAAGATGACGTGCGGGCAGCCACCCAGCAAGTGTTGGTTGCCGGACAGCCGTCCAAGGGTAATACAGAAGGAAGCGCCAAACTTCCGGACAGGCCAAGGCCATCCGATCGAAGGCAAGAAGGGCCAAGTCGCCCGGAAATGCCACCCCTCACACCTCTCTCCATAACTTATGAGAAGCTTCTCCCTATGATCCAAAGCATGTCCGATTTCAGGTGGCCTAGACCCCTCGGATTGGATCCATCCAGAAGGGATCATAACAAGAAATCCGCTTACCACAAGGAGCATAGCCACACAACGGAGACATGCAAAAGCCTTCAATATTTGGTGGAAAGGTTTATAAAGGCGAGACATTTAAGGCAATACCTCCGCTCATATGCCAGAGATAAAGACGCCTCCCGGAACCACAACTCTAGAGCCCCCGCGGTTCCAGCCGCCCCCAAAGCCGTCATAAACTACATTAATGGAGGCCCATCGGATGAGGAGTTCAACTCCAAACGAAAAAGACAGAAATTGTTGTGAGAAGCAATGGTGCGTGAGCGTGTCAACTTCATCCGGCCTGGGATAACTGGAGGGGGGCGGGGGGGGGGAAGCCCGCCCCATAGACGGAACAATCACTTTCCCATCAGTAAACCCCACACGGATATTGCGGCCACACCGTGATGCCCTCATTCTATCCTTAGGAATGGACAAGTTCGACGTAAGACGCATCTTAATTGACCCAGGCAGCTCAGCCGATCTGGTGCAAGCATCGATCATAAGCCACATGGGACACAATTTAGTTGGTCTCGAAAACCCTGGAAGGATTTTGTCCAGATTCAACGGGGCATCAACTATTTCCTTAGGAGACATTGTGCTGCCAGTCCAAGCTGGCCCAGTCACTCTCAACGTTCAATTTTCGGTGGTACAAGatttatcacccttcaatgTTATCTTGGGGCGCACATGGCTGCACTGCATGAAAGTCATCCCCTCCACATATCATCAGATGGTAAGCTTTCTTACTGAGGATGGGCAAATCAACCTGTACGGCAGCCAGCTAGCCGCTCGCCAATGCTACCAGATAGTAAGAGAAGCAGGGACCAGTCAGGAGAATGAACCCCTCCCTGAGTCCACTCACGCACTTGACCAATAGCAGTCATTGTATCCGGCGGACAGAAATCCCCCGGTAGCAGATCCCTTgcaaacaatccaaatttcgaAAAAGGATGCTCACCTTACTCATATCAGTTCCCTCTTAACGCCTGAAGAAACCCAGAACATCCAAGACGCCCTCCGACAAAACCATGACGTTTTCGCGTGGGCGCActctgatatgaagggaattcac
The window above is part of the Vitis riparia cultivar Riparia Gloire de Montpellier isolate 1030 chromosome 12, EGFV_Vit.rip_1.0, whole genome shotgun sequence genome. Proteins encoded here:
- the LOC117925983 gene encoding uncharacterized protein LOC117925983, coding for MDVVLQIFKRSICPGTPFFESLAKKPPTTMDDLFRHANKYSMLEDDVRAATQQVLVAGQPSKGNTEGSAKLPDRPRPSDRRQEGPSRPEMPPLTPLSITYEKLLPMIQSMSDFRWPRPLGLDPSRRDHNKKSAYHKEHSHTTETCKSLQYLVERFIKARHLRQYLRSYARDKDASRNHNSRAPAVPAAPKAVINYINGGPSDEEFNSKRKRQKLL